One genomic segment of Ignavibacteriota bacterium includes these proteins:
- a CDS encoding CotH kinase family protein translates to MIKKVLPILFFTQILISNYHSQNNVIINEVVSSNLNGLINLENGEYIDWIELYNNTDSLADISGYFLTDDISDSAKWQFPANTLIDSNSYLIIYADDKNYSLHTNFKLDADGESIYLFSSNLEFVDSVKFDKQKVDISLGRKSDSNKVWIYFAEPTPGKNNLGYGVKENQISDLPKLSKLSGFFSTEIIIEISSQNNSPIYYTLDGSIPKINDSLLYFGPITIDSTTTITAIALDTNKLPSKTVSQTYFINENTELPVMSIVTDPKNFYDDNIGIYTIGTNGFYLWGVKANYWQEWERPVNIEFFENDKSLAFKVNAGIAINGARRNMLQKSFRVQMRENYGDEFIDYKIFPEKEIRKFSSLVLRNGGFPEYTYTHFRDGFIQNLLSENMDLDYQSYRPCVLYVNGKYWGIYNIREKQNEEYLKDNNGVDPNNLDILENNMIVVEGDDVHYKNIINFLEVNDLSVQSNFDTVKNWIDVDNFIDYQIAQLYISNLDWPANNIKYWRPKTNDGKWRWLIYDCDGGFGLWSSIDFNSITYATEANSTDWNNKPWSTFLFRKLLENSIFKNEFSQRFAAHLSFSFIPSKTKLLINKFQNNIENEIPKHINRWLPDCSPSNPESIDGCVFSTIAEWKSNIQILRNFADQRNYYLYKYLMEYFSISDTAKFVVQTNDLDGGIVKINGVNTEYDIEAKLFANRKVRLEAIPNPGYKFVEWKGLINSTNMYVETILKSDNNIQAIFTSVENLSVIPTHITTNFELEKEKSPYTAIGDVYINENSTLDVFEGVEIRMSENSNIYVFGALNIYGTITDKVRISSLSDKKWGAIIFDNAKLKSYISHTIISGTSHGKDVIDEIGGISSYNSDIELNQVELENVQFPVFVQYGNFVMRNSKIQTDVTSDLVNIKYGSAIIENSEFTGNYSIDTDAIDYDDVKGGIIRRNIIRDFHAENSDAIDIGEGAQNVLVEENFIYNCFDKAISIGQASSALVKGNIIVNCNMGVGVKDEDSYGFIDHNTFYNNNISVACYEKTLGRGGGKADITNSIFSKSKISDLSADEFSEIRTTFSLSDKQLLDGEGNLFNDPNFINPDSLDFRVSENSPVINNGDPNYEENPDGSRTNIGASFYDFSNSNNLVITEINYNSNEIFDSKDWVEIFNPNNDKRDISNWILKDGEKDHIFFFPKGTTIEPKGYLIICEDTLKFLAKYPKIINYIGNLNFGFSNSGEKIRLFDPLGNIIDSLTYDDEMPWPNKADGEGFTLQLTNYELDNSLATNWVTTHLYGTPGELNDLTDVENFKNTLPAKFKLYQNYPNPFNAQTTIKFDIPKTSEVQLRIFDILGREIKLLLNKKIVAGSYTINFDAEFLSSGIYFYQILTDDFNKVSKMILLK, encoded by the coding sequence ATGATTAAAAAAGTTCTACCAATATTATTTTTCACTCAAATTCTCATTTCAAATTATCATTCACAAAATAACGTTATAATTAACGAAGTTGTGTCTTCAAATCTTAATGGTTTAATAAATTTAGAAAACGGTGAATATATTGATTGGATTGAACTATATAACAATACTGATTCACTTGCTGATATTTCCGGTTATTTTTTAACTGATGACATTTCTGATTCGGCTAAATGGCAATTTCCGGCAAACACACTAATTGATTCGAATTCTTATCTAATAATATATGCCGATGATAAAAATTATAGTTTGCATACAAATTTCAAATTGGATGCAGACGGTGAAAGTATTTATCTTTTTTCTTCAAACTTAGAATTTGTTGATTCTGTAAAATTTGATAAACAAAAAGTCGATATTTCTTTAGGTAGAAAATCTGACAGTAACAAAGTATGGATTTATTTTGCAGAACCAACTCCGGGTAAAAATAATTTAGGTTACGGAGTTAAAGAAAATCAAATTTCTGATTTACCGAAATTATCAAAACTAAGCGGATTTTTTTCCACAGAAATAATTATTGAAATTTCATCGCAAAACAATTCTCCAATCTATTATACTTTGGATGGATCAATACCAAAAATTAATGATAGCCTTTTATATTTTGGACCAATAACTATTGATTCAACAACTACAATTACAGCAATTGCCTTGGATACAAATAAGTTACCAAGCAAAACCGTTTCTCAAACATATTTTATAAATGAAAATACAGAGCTTCCGGTTATGTCAATTGTTACAGATCCTAAAAATTTTTATGATGATAATATCGGGATTTATACAATTGGTACTAATGGCTTTTATCTTTGGGGCGTAAAAGCAAATTATTGGCAAGAATGGGAAAGACCGGTTAACATTGAATTTTTTGAAAATGATAAAAGTTTAGCTTTTAAAGTTAATGCGGGAATAGCCATTAATGGAGCAAGAAGAAATATGCTTCAAAAATCATTTAGAGTTCAAATGAGGGAAAATTATGGAGATGAATTTATAGATTACAAAATATTTCCGGAAAAAGAGATTCGTAAATTTTCATCTCTTGTTTTAAGAAATGGAGGATTTCCGGAATATACTTACACTCATTTTAGAGATGGATTTATACAAAATTTGTTATCGGAAAATATGGATTTAGATTATCAATCATACAGACCATGTGTTTTATATGTAAATGGAAAATATTGGGGAATTTATAATATCAGAGAAAAACAAAATGAAGAATATTTAAAAGATAATAATGGTGTTGATCCTAATAATTTAGACATTTTGGAAAATAATATGATTGTTGTTGAAGGAGATGATGTTCATTATAAAAATATAATTAATTTTCTTGAAGTAAATGACTTAAGTGTTCAATCAAATTTTGACACAGTAAAAAATTGGATTGATGTTGATAATTTTATTGACTATCAAATTGCGCAGTTGTATATCAGCAATTTAGATTGGCCAGCAAATAATATAAAATATTGGCGACCAAAAACAAATGATGGAAAATGGCGATGGTTGATTTATGATTGCGACGGTGGTTTTGGATTATGGTCAAGTATAGATTTTAATTCTATTACATACGCCACAGAAGCAAATAGTACAGATTGGAACAATAAACCTTGGTCAACTTTTTTATTTAGAAAACTTTTAGAAAATAGCATTTTCAAAAATGAATTCAGTCAAAGATTTGCAGCACATCTCAGTTTTTCATTTATTCCAAGCAAAACAAAATTACTTATTAATAAATTTCAGAATAACATTGAAAATGAAATTCCCAAACACATAAATAGATGGCTGCCAGATTGTTCTCCTTCAAATCCGGAATCTATTGATGGATGTGTATTTTCTACTATTGCTGAGTGGAAATCTAATATTCAAATTTTGCGGAACTTTGCAGATCAAAGAAATTATTATTTATATAAATATTTAATGGAATATTTCTCAATTTCAGATACGGCAAAATTTGTTGTGCAGACAAATGATTTAGACGGCGGAATTGTCAAAATTAATGGAGTTAATACAGAATATGACATTGAAGCAAAATTATTTGCAAATAGAAAAGTTAGACTTGAAGCTATTCCAAATCCCGGATATAAATTTGTTGAGTGGAAAGGTTTGATTAATTCTACAAATATGTATGTTGAAACAATTCTTAAATCAGATAATAATATTCAAGCAATTTTTACTTCTGTTGAAAACCTATCTGTAATTCCAACACACATAACAACTAATTTTGAATTAGAAAAAGAGAAAAGTCCATATACTGCAATTGGTGATGTATATATCAATGAAAATTCCACATTGGATGTTTTTGAAGGTGTGGAAATAAGAATGTCGGAAAATAGTAATATTTATGTTTTCGGAGCGTTAAATATTTACGGTACGATAACAGATAAAGTACGAATATCATCACTTAGTGATAAAAAATGGGGCGCAATAATTTTTGATAACGCAAAACTAAAATCATATATATCACACACAATAATTTCCGGAACTTCACACGGTAAAGATGTAATTGATGAAATTGGTGGAATCTCAAGTTACAATTCAGATATAGAATTAAACCAAGTTGAACTTGAAAATGTCCAATTTCCGGTATTCGTTCAATATGGTAATTTCGTTATGCGAAATTCTAAAATACAGACGGATGTTACTTCAGATTTAGTAAATATAAAATATGGAAGTGCAATTATTGAGAATAGTGAATTTACTGGTAATTATTCTATTGATACCGATGCAATTGATTATGACGATGTAAAAGGCGGAATTATAAGACGAAATATTATACGCGATTTTCACGCTGAAAATAGTGACGCAATTGATATTGGGGAAGGCGCACAGAATGTTTTAGTTGAAGAAAATTTTATATATAATTGTTTCGATAAAGCAATTTCAATCGGACAAGCATCATCTGCATTAGTAAAAGGAAATATTATAGTTAATTGCAATATGGGTGTTGGAGTTAAAGACGAAGACTCATATGGCTTTATTGATCACAATACATTTTACAACAATAATATTTCGGTTGCTTGTTATGAAAAAACTTTGGGAAGAGGCGGCGGAAAAGCAGATATAACAAATTCAATATTTTCTAAATCAAAAATTTCTGATTTGTCTGCAGATGAATTTTCGGAAATTAGAACAACATTTTCACTTTCGGATAAACAGTTATTAGATGGTGAAGGCAACTTATTTAATGATCCGAATTTTATTAATCCAGATTCTCTTGATTTTAGGGTAAGTGAGAATTCGCCGGTAATTAATAATGGTGATCCAAACTATGAAGAAAATCCAGACGGAAGCCGAACAAATATTGGGGCTTCTTTTTATGATTTTTCTAATTCAAATAATTTAGTTATAACTGAAATAAATTATAACTCAAATGAAATATTTGATTCAAAAGATTGGGTAGAAATTTTCAATCCCAATAATGATAAACGCGATATATCAAATTGGATTTTAAAAGATGGCGAAAAAGATCATATTTTCTTTTTTCCAAAAGGAACCACAATTGAACCAAAAGGTTATCTTATAATATGTGAGGATACGTTAAAGTTTTTAGCTAAGTATCCAAAAATAATTAATTATATTGGTAACTTAAATTTTGGATTTAGTAATTCTGGTGAAAAAATTCGACTTTTTGATCCTTTGGGAAATATAATTGATTCGTTGACTTATGATGATGAAATGCCCTGGCCGAATAAAGCTGATGGTGAAGGATTTACATTACAACTTACAAATTATGAATTGGATAACTCATTAGCTACAAATTGGGTTACCACTCATTTATACGGAACTCCAGGTGAATTAAACGATTTAACCGATGTTGAAAATTTTAAAAATACGCTGCCGGCAAAATTCAAACTTTATCAGAATTATCCAAATCCATTTAATGCACAGACTACAATAAAATTTGATATTCCCAAAACATCAGAAGTTCAATTAAGAATTTTTGATATTTTGGGAAGAGAGATAAAATTATTGCTAAATAAAAAAATAGTTGCAGGAAGTTATACAATTAATTTTGATGCCGAATTTCTCTCAAGCGGAATATACTTTTATCAAATTTTGACTGATGATTTTAATAAAGTTTCAAAAATGATTTTGCTTAAATAA
- a CDS encoding VOC family protein yields MKLKLFITISFLILLKFLTVSCDNTQNVHESKKENISETEKIKSEKLELNKTADNLSQNIQKLKEQKRVLTNDSLIIHNNIYSSIRNSFLDHIIIGTKNLKDISELFRKIGFTIKEGKLHKNGIKNNFIEFDDNSEIEFVEIKNPTDNFTKEYEKLILQKNYGLQFALRVNDIENLKNNFTSANSNFTELQKGKDFSTLSAKNINYDLPIFFIEFNKLNNSKTNHENKTKGISSIWFETKNIKKTAHELVDIGFEPIGNHSIPTFPGKIVELKNANFKIILIESVKDEITGITISIENINAIKNILNNNFDKTFSSKIIEKGKSIFLPKEITKSIWMEFIEIK; encoded by the coding sequence ATGAAACTAAAATTATTTATCACTATTTCTTTTTTAATTTTATTAAAATTTCTGACAGTCAGTTGTGATAATACTCAAAATGTTCACGAATCGAAAAAAGAAAACATTTCAGAAACAGAAAAAATAAAATCAGAAAAATTGGAACTAAATAAAACTGCCGATAATTTATCGCAGAATATTCAAAAATTAAAAGAACAAAAAAGAGTCCTCACAAATGATTCTTTGATAATTCACAACAACATATATTCGTCAATTAGAAATTCTTTTTTAGATCATATAATTATTGGAACAAAAAACTTAAAAGATATTTCTGAACTTTTTAGAAAAATTGGATTTACGATTAAAGAAGGAAAACTTCACAAAAACGGAATTAAAAATAATTTTATCGAATTTGATGATAATTCAGAAATTGAATTTGTTGAAATTAAAAATCCGACTGATAATTTTACCAAAGAATATGAAAAGTTAATTTTACAGAAAAATTATGGATTGCAATTCGCATTGAGAGTAAATGATATTGAAAATCTTAAAAATAATTTTACTTCAGCAAATTCTAATTTTACTGAATTACAAAAAGGAAAAGACTTTTCTACTCTTTCTGCAAAAAATATAAATTATGATTTACCAATATTTTTCATTGAATTTAATAAATTGAATAATTCCAAAACGAATCATGAAAATAAAACAAAAGGAATTTCTTCAATTTGGTTTGAAACAAAAAATATTAAGAAAACTGCTCACGAGCTTGTAGATATTGGTTTTGAACCAATTGGGAATCATTCAATTCCAACTTTTCCCGGAAAGATTGTAGAATTGAAAAATGCTAATTTCAAAATAATTTTGATTGAATCAGTTAAAGATGAGATTACGGGAATTACAATATCGATAGAAAATATTAATGCAATAAAAAATATTCTGAATAACAATTTTGATAAAACATTTTCAAGTAAAATTATTGAAAAGGGAAAAAGTATATTTCTTCCAAAAGAAATTACAAAATCAATTTGGATGGAATTTATTGAAATAAAGTAA
- a CDS encoding tryptophan synthase subunit alpha, whose translation MSRIREKIISVNEKNEKALTLFLTAGFPTIEKFVELVLNIEKAGADILEIGLPFGDSLADGPVIQSSYTVALKNNVNLLTTFELITELRKKSDIPIVIMSSSNPVLAFGKKEFVKNCLNAKVDGIIIPDIPLEEYDDFYKNDFNAIDKILLTTPTSSEKRISAIDEKSSGFVYCVSVVGTTGVREKFDDYVLKNLERTYAIVKKNKMQIGFGISSAEDVKKFSPFCDGVIVGSAIVKSLATDDNNFSKTIELVKELKSATKNY comes from the coding sequence ATGAGTAGAATTAGAGAAAAAATTATTTCCGTAAATGAAAAAAATGAAAAGGCATTAACATTATTTTTAACTGCCGGATTTCCAACTATTGAAAAATTTGTTGAGTTAGTTTTAAATATTGAAAAAGCTGGAGCAGATATTCTGGAAATAGGTTTACCTTTTGGTGATTCGCTTGCTGATGGTCCGGTTATTCAATCATCTTATACAGTTGCCTTAAAAAATAATGTAAACTTGTTAACTACATTTGAGTTGATTACCGAATTAAGAAAAAAGTCGGATATTCCAATTGTGATAATGAGTTCCAGCAATCCGGTATTAGCTTTTGGAAAGAAAGAATTTGTGAAAAATTGTTTAAATGCAAAAGTTGATGGAATTATTATTCCCGATATTCCGCTTGAAGAATATGATGATTTTTACAAAAATGATTTTAATGCAATTGATAAAATTTTGTTAACCACTCCAACTTCTAGTGAAAAAAGAATTTCTGCAATTGATGAAAAAAGCAGTGGATTTGTATATTGTGTGAGCGTTGTTGGAACAACCGGAGTTCGTGAAAAATTTGATGATTATGTTTTGAAAAATTTAGAAAGAACTTATGCTATTGTTAAAAAGAATAAAATGCAAATTGGTTTCGGAATTTCTTCCGCAGAAGATGTTAAGAAATTTTCTCCATTTTGTGATGGAGTAATTGTTGGTAGTGCAATTGTAAAATCATTAGCAACTGATGATAACAATTTTTCTAAAACTATTGAATTGGTAAAAGAGTTAAAAAGTGCAACAAAAAATTATTAA
- the trpB gene encoding tryptophan synthase subunit beta — protein MNYFYPNKDGKYGEFGGKYVPETLIFALDELEQTYNKLKSEKSFINELNDLQKNYNGRPTPLTFAERLTNHYGNGKIYLKREDLCHTGAHKLNNALGQILIAKHLGKKRIIAETGAGQHGVATATVCAKFGLECFVYMGEEDIERQKLNVFRMKMLGAKVIPVTSGSKTLKDATNEAIRDWIANVENTHYIIGSVVGPHPYPMLVRDFQSIIGKEAKQQILERENKLPNYVLACVGGGSNAMGIFYEFIEDLDTKLIGIEAAGFGINSNLHCATLTLGSEGIFHGMKTYLLQNEFGQISPVHSISAGLDYPGVGPEHSFLKDENRVQYFSITDEEALNATLKVSEMEGILPALETAHAFAYLEYLMPTTSKDEIIIVNVSGRGDKDLNTIIEKLGDKIL, from the coding sequence ATGAATTACTTTTACCCCAATAAAGACGGCAAATATGGCGAGTTTGGTGGAAAATATGTTCCGGAAACTTTAATATTTGCGTTAGATGAACTTGAGCAAACTTATAATAAATTAAAATCTGAAAAATCATTTATTAATGAACTGAATGATTTACAAAAGAATTACAATGGCAGACCAACACCTTTAACTTTTGCAGAAAGATTAACAAATCATTATGGAAATGGAAAAATTTATTTAAAAAGAGAAGATTTATGTCACACCGGTGCACATAAATTAAATAATGCATTAGGACAAATTTTAATTGCAAAACATCTTGGCAAAAAAAGAATAATTGCAGAAACCGGTGCAGGTCAACATGGAGTTGCAACCGCAACAGTTTGTGCTAAATTTGGATTGGAATGTTTTGTGTACATGGGTGAAGAAGATATTGAGCGCCAAAAATTAAATGTATTTAGAATGAAAATGTTAGGAGCAAAAGTTATTCCGGTAACATCTGGAAGCAAAACTTTAAAAGATGCAACAAACGAAGCCATTCGTGATTGGATTGCAAATGTTGAAAACACACATTATATAATTGGCTCTGTTGTTGGACCGCATCCTTATCCAATGCTGGTAAGGGATTTTCAATCAATTATTGGAAAAGAAGCAAAACAACAAATATTGGAAAGAGAAAATAAATTGCCTAATTATGTTTTAGCTTGCGTTGGCGGCGGTTCAAACGCGATGGGAATATTTTATGAATTTATTGAAGACTTAGATACAAAATTAATTGGAATTGAAGCTGCCGGTTTTGGAATAAATTCGAATTTGCATTGTGCTACTTTAACCTTAGGAAGTGAAGGAATATTTCATGGAATGAAAACTTATTTATTGCAGAATGAGTTTGGACAAATATCTCCGGTTCACTCAATATCTGCGGGATTGGATTACCCGGGCGTTGGTCCGGAACATAGCTTTTTAAAAGATGAAAATCGTGTCCAATATTTTTCAATCACAGATGAAGAAGCGCTTAATGCAACTTTAAAAGTTTCCGAAATGGAAGGAATTCTTCCAGCATTAGAAACAGCACATGCATTTGCATATTTAGAATATTTGATGCCAACAACAAGTAAGGATGAAATAATTATTGTTAATGTAAGCGGCAGAGGCGATAAAGACTTAAATACAATTATTGAAAAATTAGGTGATAAAATTTTATGA
- a CDS encoding phosphoribosylanthranilate isomerase, which produces MKIKICGITNYEDAKLACDLGADAIGFIFYNKSKRFVNPEIVKNIVSYLPPFILKVGVFVNEEISMVNQIMRVCKLNMAQLHGDENLEYIQKINYPIIKAIRVSQNFEYNILKEFSNYNILLDTYNENGFGGTGEKFNWEIIPKEIRNKIILAGGIKEENLEEIFTTISPYAIDVSSSLEEFPGKKDKNKMVSFFEKYNKLKESQIL; this is translated from the coding sequence ATGAAAATTAAAATTTGCGGTATTACAAATTATGAAGATGCAAAGCTGGCTTGTGATTTAGGCGCAGATGCAATAGGATTTATTTTCTATAACAAAAGTAAAAGATTTGTAAATCCTGAAATTGTTAAAAATATTGTTTCATACTTGCCGCCATTTATTTTAAAAGTTGGTGTTTTTGTAAATGAAGAAATCAGTATGGTCAATCAAATAATGCGGGTATGTAAATTAAATATGGCACAATTGCACGGTGATGAAAATCTAGAATATATTCAGAAAATTAATTATCCAATAATAAAAGCAATTAGAGTTTCACAGAATTTTGAGTATAACATTTTAAAGGAATTTTCTAATTATAATATTTTACTTGATACATATAACGAAAATGGATTTGGCGGAACTGGAGAAAAATTTAATTGGGAAATTATTCCGAAAGAAATTAGAAATAAAATAATTTTAGCTGGTGGAATTAAAGAAGAAAATCTTGAAGAAATATTTACAACAATTTCTCCTTATGCAATTGACGTTTCTTCATCGTTGGAAGAATTTCCCGGCAAAAAAGATAAAAACAAAATGGTAAGTTTTTTTGAAAAATATAATAAACTGAAAGAATCACAAATATTATAA
- the trpC gene encoding indole-3-glycerol phosphate synthase TrpC has translation MTILDEIISVKKDEVKFLRQNITLSRFKDYEFFENKNISLFKSLNKKERISVIAEIKKASPSRGIIRKDFNHLKIAEAYMNCEVDGISILTDKNYFKGNISFLNDIAKYKNIPLLRKDFIIDEYQVYEAKANGADAILLIAEALSKNQIAELTKAAYEINLEVLLELHSEEEIEKIDFSLNKIIGINNRDLKTFKVDLETTKYISEIIPKENLIISESGISTKESIDFVKSTKAKAVLVGEHFMKSDNIEDALKKFRDNCYYEN, from the coding sequence ATGACAATTTTAGATGAAATAATTTCTGTAAAAAAGGACGAAGTAAAATTTTTAAGACAAAACATTACTTTAAGCAGATTTAAAGATTATGAATTTTTTGAAAATAAAAATATTAGTTTATTTAAATCATTAAATAAAAAAGAAAGAATTTCAGTAATTGCAGAAATTAAAAAAGCGAGCCCATCAAGAGGAATAATTAGAAAAGATTTTAATCATCTTAAAATTGCTGAAGCATATATGAATTGTGAAGTAGATGGAATTTCAATTCTTACTGATAAAAATTATTTCAAAGGAAATATTTCTTTTCTAAACGATATTGCAAAATATAAAAACATTCCACTTTTAAGAAAGGATTTTATAATTGATGAATATCAGGTATACGAAGCAAAAGCAAACGGTGCAGATGCAATTTTGTTAATTGCCGAAGCTTTATCGAAAAACCAAATTGCTGAATTAACAAAAGCAGCTTATGAAATTAATTTAGAAGTTTTATTGGAATTACATTCTGAAGAAGAAATAGAAAAAATAGATTTTTCACTAAATAAAATAATCGGCATAAACAATAGAGATCTAAAAACATTTAAAGTCGATTTAGAAACAACAAAATATATTTCCGAGATAATTCCAAAAGAAAACTTAATAATTTCCGAAAGTGGAATATCAACAAAAGAAAGTATAGATTTTGTGAAATCTACAAAAGCCAAAGCTGTATTGGTCGGTGAACACTTTATGAAATCAGATAACATAGAAGATGCGTTAAAGAAATTTAGAGATAATTGTTATTATGAAAATTAA
- the trpD gene encoding anthranilate phosphoribosyltransferase — protein sequence MKEQLDKVIAGESLSFDESYNVMYSIMSGNENNSKIASLLTALKIKGETAEEVAGFVKAMREKVIPIKCENEKVIDVCGTGGDNSGTFNISTAVSFIVAGAGVSVAKHGNRSISSKSGSSDVLHELGVDVQLSPELSEKALNEIGIAFLFAPLYHPAMKHVAPIRKELEFRSIFNILGPLTNPAKVKRQMIGTFSDKTAQLMSEAIKLLEMEKVTFLCTKNSFDEITLSDTTKIFEVNQDHSMYFYSLTNENFKFPKIELEQIQGGNAKENAEIIFNIFSNKNDGPTYDVVIANAALALKTSGISDNLLECKSIAEESIKSGATLKKLNELKEFGDKYK from the coding sequence ATGAAAGAACAATTGGATAAAGTAATTGCCGGAGAAAGTTTATCATTTGATGAATCTTATAATGTAATGTATTCGATTATGAGTGGAAATGAAAACAACTCTAAAATTGCATCATTGCTTACAGCCTTAAAAATAAAGGGCGAAACCGCTGAAGAAGTTGCTGGGTTTGTAAAAGCAATGCGAGAAAAAGTAATTCCAATAAAATGTGAAAATGAAAAAGTTATAGATGTCTGCGGAACCGGTGGTGATAATTCGGGCACTTTTAATATTTCTACAGCAGTTTCTTTTATTGTTGCCGGGGCTGGAGTTAGTGTTGCGAAACATGGAAATCGATCTATCTCAAGTAAAAGCGGAAGCTCAGATGTTTTACATGAGCTTGGCGTTGATGTTCAACTTAGTCCGGAATTATCTGAAAAAGCATTGAATGAAATCGGGATTGCATTTTTGTTTGCGCCGCTTTATCATCCGGCAATGAAACACGTTGCGCCAATAAGAAAAGAATTAGAGTTCAGATCAATATTTAACATTCTTGGACCATTAACAAATCCGGCAAAAGTTAAGCGACAAATGATTGGAACATTCAGCGATAAAACTGCACAGCTTATGAGCGAAGCAATTAAATTATTGGAAATGGAAAAAGTAACATTTTTATGTACAAAAAATTCTTTTGATGAAATTACTTTATCAGATACAACAAAGATATTTGAAGTTAACCAAGATCACTCAATGTATTTCTATTCTTTAACAAATGAGAATTTTAAATTTCCCAAAATTGAATTAGAACAAATTCAAGGTGGAAATGCAAAAGAAAATGCAGAAATAATATTTAATATATTTTCAAATAAAAATGATGGACCGACTTACGATGTAGTAATTGCCAATGCAGCATTGGCGTTAAAGACTTCCGGAATTTCTGATAATTTATTGGAATGTAAATCTATTGCGGAAGAATCAATAAAATCCGGAGCAACATTAAAGAAATTAAATGAACTAAAAGAATTTGGTGATAAATATAAATGA
- a CDS encoding aminodeoxychorismate/anthranilate synthase component II, which yields MKILVIDNYDSFTYNLVQLVGKFTSDIIVKRNDEINIEEIKNLNPDKIIISPGPGRPEDSNISLDVIRELGKTIPVLGVCLGHQGIGYCFGSKITNAPKLMHGKTSKVSHDGKTIYKNISQNFEAGRYHSLVIDKFTLSKDLEITSKTDDEIIMGVRHKQYPIEGIQFHPESILTPEGENLIKNWLKL from the coding sequence ATGAAAATATTAGTAATAGATAATTACGATTCATTTACATATAATCTTGTACAGCTTGTCGGAAAATTTACAAGCGATATTATTGTAAAAAGAAATGATGAAATTAATATCGAGGAAATTAAAAATCTAAATCCGGATAAAATTATTATCTCTCCGGGTCCGGGCAGACCTGAAGATTCAAATATTTCATTAGATGTAATTCGTGAGTTGGGTAAAACCATACCGGTATTAGGTGTTTGCTTGGGTCATCAAGGAATTGGATATTGTTTCGGATCTAAAATTACAAATGCACCAAAATTAATGCACGGTAAAACATCAAAAGTTAGTCACGATGGAAAAACAATTTATAAGAATATTTCGCAAAATTTTGAAGCTGGAAGATATCACTCGCTTGTAATTGATAAATTTACTTTATCTAAAGATTTGGAAATTACTTCAAAAACTGATGATGAAATAATTATGGGTGTGCGTCATAAGCAATACCCAATCGAAGGAATTCAATTTCATCCGGAATCAATATTAACTCCCGAAGGAGAAAATTTAATTAAAAATTGGTTGAAATTATGA